A DNA window from Candidatus Protochlamydia naegleriophila contains the following coding sequences:
- the rpe gene encoding ribulose-phosphate 3-epimerase: MKKQPQAVKIAPSILAGDFGHLADEAKRVEQAGADSLHLDIMDGHFVPNLTMGSQAVAAINRATDLFLDVHLMIYNPFDYIERFVEAGADSITFHIEATEDVEETLAYIRKCNIRAGLAFNPETSLSLIPKYLDKCDMILLMTVNPGFGGQEFIEEVLDKVKFTRDLCNRLNIRAGGITPKSGHAAENQLPPFDIQVDGGVTNQNVRRCVEAGANVLVAGTSLFKAPNLSDAVKEMRSIAEGH; the protein is encoded by the coding sequence ATGAAAAAACAACCACAAGCTGTAAAAATTGCTCCTTCCATTTTAGCAGGAGACTTTGGACATTTAGCCGACGAGGCTAAGCGTGTCGAACAAGCAGGGGCCGATTCTTTACATCTTGATATCATGGATGGACACTTCGTTCCAAACCTGACGATGGGGTCACAAGCCGTTGCAGCGATCAATCGCGCGACCGATCTCTTTTTAGATGTCCACTTGATGATTTATAATCCCTTTGACTATATAGAAAGATTTGTTGAGGCTGGTGCTGATAGTATCACCTTTCACATCGAAGCGACAGAAGATGTTGAAGAGACTTTAGCTTATATACGTAAGTGCAATATCCGAGCTGGTTTAGCATTTAATCCAGAAACCTCCCTATCGTTGATTCCCAAATATTTGGATAAGTGTGATATGATTCTTTTGATGACCGTCAATCCAGGATTTGGTGGTCAGGAATTCATTGAAGAGGTGCTGGATAAGGTCAAGTTTACCCGCGATCTGTGTAATCGGCTCAATATCCGTGCCGGCGGAATAACTCCTAAGAGCGGCCATGCAGCTGAGAATCAATTGCCTCCTTTTGACATACAAGTGGACGGCGGGGTAACAAATCAGAATGTTAGACGATGTGTCGAAGCGGGTGCCAATGTGCTTGTAGCGGGAACGAGCCTTTTTAAAGCTCCAAACTTAAGTGATGCCGTGAAAGAGATGCGCTCAATTGCTGAGGGACATTAA
- a CDS encoding branched-chain amino acid transport system II carrier protein, whose product MFSVSHSRVLSTGLAMFSMFFGAGNVVFPLVIGQVARQETPYAIAGLLLTAVGVPFLGLLAIFLFQGSYQRFFARLGRIPGFLLSAAIMLLIGPFGGLPRCIALSHATLKLSIPSLSFGAFSVAACLLIFACTVKKNRILGLLGYFLTPLLLLSLFTIVVMGLSSTSTLEASTFSKSDAFVHGLIEGYNTMDLLASFFFSSIIFSGLKQDLATNDPKQEPYLFQIALKASCIGGLLLSLVYIGFSYVAAYHSASLSQHNQGELLGALTLNILGPYAGIVASMTIALACLTTAIALATVFAEFLQKTLNNRISYVQALLLTLLTGYTVSTLEFTGIVSLLAPLLQVAYPALIAFTIANIAYCWYKAADLKASEW is encoded by the coding sequence ATGTTTTCAGTTTCCCATTCACGTGTATTATCTACCGGACTGGCCATGTTTTCAATGTTTTTTGGCGCCGGCAATGTCGTCTTTCCTCTAGTCATCGGCCAAGTGGCCCGCCAGGAAACTCCCTATGCAATCGCAGGCCTTTTATTAACAGCTGTTGGCGTCCCCTTTCTCGGCTTATTAGCAATTTTCCTGTTCCAGGGAAGCTATCAGCGCTTTTTTGCCCGTTTAGGCCGCATACCAGGCTTTTTACTCTCTGCCGCCATCATGCTACTCATCGGCCCTTTCGGCGGACTCCCCCGCTGCATCGCCCTTTCCCACGCGACTTTAAAATTGTCGATTCCTTCACTTTCGTTTGGAGCCTTTAGCGTTGCAGCCTGCTTATTGATCTTTGCATGCACAGTGAAAAAAAATCGCATTTTAGGACTGCTCGGCTACTTTTTGACCCCTCTTTTGCTCCTCAGCCTATTTACCATCGTCGTCATGGGGCTCTCCTCGACTTCAACGCTCGAAGCTTCTACTTTTAGTAAAAGCGATGCGTTCGTGCACGGCTTGATAGAAGGCTACAATACCATGGACCTCTTAGCCTCCTTCTTCTTTTCTTCCATCATCTTTAGCGGATTAAAACAAGATCTGGCGACTAACGATCCGAAGCAAGAACCTTACCTCTTCCAAATCGCCCTAAAAGCCAGCTGCATAGGCGGCCTCCTGCTCTCCCTCGTTTATATTGGCTTTAGCTACGTTGCCGCTTACCATTCAGCAAGTCTAAGCCAACACAATCAGGGTGAACTACTAGGAGCATTGACTCTCAACATATTAGGCCCTTATGCAGGTATCGTTGCCTCTATGACAATTGCTTTGGCCTGTTTAACGACAGCAATTGCTCTAGCAACAGTGTTTGCCGAATTCCTGCAAAAAACCTTAAACAACCGCATCTCCTATGTCCAGGCACTCCTTTTAACCCTTCTGACTGGATATACCGTCTCGACTTTGGAATTTACAGGCATCGTCTCTCTCTTGGCCCCGTTGCTCCAAGTTGCCTATCCCGCCTTGATCGCCTTTACCATCGCCAATATCGCCTATTGCTGGTATAAAGCGGCCGATTTAAAAGCCTCCGAGTGGTAG
- the brnQ gene encoding branched-chain amino acid transport system II carrier protein, with translation MKKPSPKSNTLATGLAMFSMFFGAGNVVFPLALGQYAQDQNIYAILGLLLTAVGVPFLGLVAMTLFDGNYRLFFGRLGKTPGFLIALVIMGLIGPFGALPRCIALSFSTIKLYLPDISLIPFSLISCALIYFFTVRKNNIIDVLGYVLTPFLLFSLCFIIVKGFSEATTLPTTSHQPAEIFFKGLQEGYQTMDLLGAFFFCSVVLACLKRGTEPSEHEHVNYKKMIIQTLKASCIGASLLAFIYVGFSYVAAFNSETLAGVSKDLILATLSHQILGPYAGIIASIAVALACLTTAIALAAVFAEYLHLDVSQEKLSYHASLFITLAVSFVISTLDFTGIIAFLAPILEVCYPGLIVLSIVNIAYKLFHFKPVRAPVFGAFALSFFHYVFHL, from the coding sequence ATGAAAAAACCCTCGCCCAAATCCAATACATTAGCAACCGGGCTTGCGATGTTCTCCATGTTTTTTGGAGCTGGCAATGTTGTATTCCCTCTCGCTTTGGGCCAATATGCACAAGATCAGAATATTTATGCCATTCTAGGACTTTTATTAACCGCTGTTGGCGTCCCTTTTTTAGGATTAGTTGCCATGACACTTTTTGATGGAAACTACCGTTTATTTTTTGGCCGGCTAGGGAAAACGCCAGGATTTTTGATCGCGTTGGTGATTATGGGGCTCATTGGCCCTTTTGGCGCCCTGCCGCGCTGCATAGCCCTTTCATTTTCAACGATCAAACTTTATCTTCCGGATATCAGCTTAATTCCCTTTAGTTTAATTTCTTGCGCGCTCATTTATTTTTTTACAGTGCGCAAAAATAACATTATCGATGTATTGGGATATGTTTTAACCCCCTTCCTATTATTCTCTTTATGCTTCATCATCGTCAAAGGATTTTCAGAAGCAACAACTCTCCCAACGACTTCTCACCAGCCAGCCGAGATTTTTTTTAAAGGGCTGCAGGAAGGCTATCAGACAATGGATCTTTTAGGTGCCTTTTTCTTTTGCTCCGTCGTACTGGCATGCTTAAAAAGAGGAACAGAGCCAAGCGAGCACGAACATGTGAACTACAAAAAGATGATTATCCAAACGCTCAAGGCTAGCTGCATTGGAGCTTCTTTACTCGCCTTCATCTACGTTGGATTTAGTTATGTGGCTGCTTTCAATAGTGAAACATTGGCAGGAGTCTCGAAAGATCTCATTTTAGCAACACTTTCGCACCAGATATTGGGTCCTTATGCCGGAATCATTGCCTCTATAGCCGTTGCTTTGGCTTGCTTGACAACAGCCATTGCCTTGGCCGCTGTATTCGCCGAATATCTTCACCTTGATGTCTCGCAAGAAAAACTTTCTTATCATGCCTCTTTATTTATCACGCTTGCCGTATCATTTGTGATTTCGACGCTCGACTTTACTGGCATTATTGCTTTCCTGGCGCCGATCTTAGAGGTATGCTATCCTGGGCTAATCGTCCTCAGCATAGTCAACATCGCTTACAAGCTCTTTCACTTCAAACCCGTTCGAGCTCCCGTTTTTGGTGCTTTTGCTCTCTCCTTCTTTCACTACGTTTTTCACCTATAA